AGTCCCAGAAACGATACCTACATCAAATAGGAGTGGAAAACGTGCAGAAAAAAGGGTAAAGTATAATGATGATGTTTCTGACCGTTTATTGGCTTCATTAAACAAGATAGTTGAGTTTTATGCTGGAAGTGTGGAGAATATGCAACACCTCACATCTTGCTTTACGAAAAACACACGGTTGATAGGAGGAATCAAGTCGTCTCTATTTTAAAAGAAATAGAAGGACTATCAACTATAGATTTTGTAAGGGCTTCTATGCTTATCACCAAAGACAATATGTCTTGATGTTTGATAGAGTGACTTTTGTGGTAtgaaataaaattggttaatcaTAATTAAATTGTTAACCAATTCCAAGATTTTAAATAACGGTCGTGTTTGCGTTGCGGTTGTGTAAAGATTTTCGCGTTTTTGATCGGTATCGGTAAGAATACAATTGTATGGCATGAAAAATTAAATCTTTTGGGAAATTCTTGCAACCGCATATTTGAACAATGATCAACCTAAAGCCCCAATTCACCGAAGAACCCTAAACcccaaatcaaattttcaaaatcaaatccaaaaTCAAAAATCACAAACTCACGAATTTATATTTCAAAAAGCAAACACGAAGATCTTGAATGTGAAGAACCTTAAGTTAGATGGTAGAAATTCTTTTTTCCATCGATCATGTTTGTTACTCAACCGCAAATCAATCTATGCTGAAAATTGTTTAACCTTTTGTTGCAGATTACTGTTTCGGTTTATTATGCTTGTTTCACTATGAATTATCATGTTAAACCTATGGAATTCAAAGTCAATAAGAGGGTTAATGATTATTCTGTAGATGGTGGATTAAATGGATTAGGAATTCAAATCCAAATCAGAAGTTAGGCCAATCTCATATAAGATTAAAAACTAGAGAGGTCtatcttttgttttttattaggAATTACAGGTTTTgcttagtttattattttttggaataaatattCGTTACTCCTGCCGCCATTGTAGCAAATTTTGATTTTTCTCCTctaaaaaaattttgattttttcctctaatattattttttttgaattctctCCTAaacgtataattttaatattgaatttggggataaataaaaaaaattagaaggaataaaagacataaaattttcaattttaaagaGGAAATccaaaatttttttataaaggaaaatcaaatctcgctatATTATAAAGggataaagtagtattaaccctaatttttttttcaatatacaaatagagaaaatgggtgatgcactgacagtgtaaaatagttttacactgtcaaccaatcacgacttTGTTAAGCACCAAGTCATACTTTAAATCTTAAATTACTGATATGATGTggcaaaataaaatgtttttattggatgacagtgtaaagattttttacactgtcagtgcactaccttttaactcatacAAATATATCCCCATATGTCCAAGTCCCCATATGTCCATTTCTTGTTCACTTTGGTGTCTGACGTTAAAATTCTGTTACAAAAAACGCCTATGTGGCAAACGTTGCTGACTTGGCAagcatattattttttaattaattttcaccTAAGCTACTGTTACTGTTGCTGACGGGGcaagtttatattttatattttatttttattaaattccaTGTAgactattttattattatttaattatagaaATGTTAAATGATTCAATTTCATAAAAATGTTGCCAAGGGTTTTTGAACCCCAGCCCTCCTAGTCGAAAACGTTGGCACCTTTACACTCAGCCACTTCACATTTTTGTTTAACAATTGCATTGGATATCTATATATTACATAAACATGTTATTTAttgtaatatttataatatttcaattacactattaattatattatatatttagcaTAAACATTACATGTGAATTATGTAACATATTATCTATACATAATCATAAACATATTATTTATTGTAATATTTCAATTACACgttaattaaatagttaaaatatttatttaacataaacataaaaattttaaaaaggaatatatctttagatataaataaattgatttaaaaattgatttttaaaatatataaataatatgaaaTATTCTATTTTTACTACACATTTCAATTCTTTACGTTTCATATTTTAGGtaactaattatttaataatcTATATAATagttaaaacatttaataaattaattatttaataaaaaaatgtaaaatattaataattgaggtattaacatttaaaaaaaaactcacaCATTTTTTTCCgacttaaaatattttaattattattggaaaaaattatttaacaaaattatttattactgtatattattatttattagaacaaaacaataattattatcaaaactcaaaacaaaacaGTAATTATtaccaaaattcaaaataaaacaaaatttatttcaaaaaaagtatctcattattatttattaaatattttaacgttAATTATTCCATCTTTAATTtaccaattattattttaatttattaaatatttaacattaattattaaatattttcccaataataattaatttttttccaatatacagtaaatataattaattatttaagagTGATAGTGATAGTGTTAATAATAACAGTAATAGTGATAATGTTATTTAACAGTAATAGTGATAGTGTTATTTAACAGTAAAATATGAATAGCAAAATTTAacacattttatttaataaaaaaattcatttaaacaAAATTAACACAAGTATGTAATATATACTTATGTATTGCAATTTTAAAACAAGAAATACAAGTGACCTAGTGGATATACAAGGTTGTGGTAAGTAGGAGGTACAAGGTTCAAACTTTGATGGAGACAAAAGTTTTAAATCTTTGCATCTTAATATTTCAAGgatcaaaatgaaaaaaacacGCTCCCGGGACCATATATCGGACATCTGTGATtgaatcatcatttcattttctACTTTGATCACTTTCAACTCACCGATTAATGGTGACATGGTGAAATATTAATTAAATCTATAATAACACACCGATTAATCTAgagaattaaagaaaataattgttTATTTCATAGAAACGTATGATCCTGATATACATACAtccaaagaataaataaaataaataacaaatatcacacagaaaaaagaagaaaaaaacttaaACAAATAAAATCCGAATTTTAACTTATGTGCCAAGAAACCAATCAAAAGCGCAGATCAGTAGAAATCAACATCGCACTTGGTGGGTACAAACGTTGCAGCAGCGGTCTTGTTAGAATTCAAAGGGACTTTGAAATCACATTTCACCTTGGGCTTGTAATCACCAGATATCAAATCTCCAAGTCTGAATCTAATCCTGAAGTAGAGTTTCACATATATATCATAAACCTCAACACTCTTATCTTCGTTGAACTCAGAGACTTGATCATTGTCGAGCACCAACAGTTTCTGTCCTGAGAAAACAACGCTCATGGGATCACTGCTCTTCTTATATTGGCGAAACGAATTCTTGAATGTGATCACATCAACATTATTAGTAAGCCTTGAGCCTTCATAGAACGCGAGAGCCTCAACTTTATCGTAGTAGATGCTGAGTTTTTTGTTAGGGTTGCGTGCTGTGAAGTTGAGAGCCATATTGTAGTGTAGCGTGTTGTTTTTGTAGTCGAATTCAGTTAGATTGGCTTCCGTGACATAGAATTTGAAGGAGCGGGGCTGAACAACCAGATAGAAGATAAGGACTGCGAGACCAGCGAGAACGATCAGCGTGAGAAGAACCTTCCAGAAGAAACTGAAGAGACAGCAACAACAGCTCC
The Vicia villosa cultivar HV-30 ecotype Madison, WI linkage group LG6, Vvil1.0, whole genome shotgun sequence genome window above contains:
- the LOC131613059 gene encoding NDR1/HIN1-like protein 10 — encoded protein: MADNKQPQLNGAYYGPAIPPPAQPHPYHQRSRSCCCCLFSFFWKVLLTLIVLAGLAVLIFYLVVQPRSFKFYVTEANLTEFDYKNNTLHYNMALNFTARNPNKKLSIYYDKVEALAFYEGSRLTNNVDVITFKNSFRQYKKSSDPMSVVFSGQKLLVLDNDQVSEFNEDKSVEVYDIYVKLYFRIRFRLGDLISGDYKPKVKCDFKVPLNSNKTAAATFVPTKCDVDFY